From a region of the Nonlabens sp. Hel1_33_55 genome:
- the infB gene encoding translation initiation factor IF-2, with protein MAEVKNMRLNKVLREFNISLDRAVEHLNAQGIEIEARPTTKIDATVYQALADEFQTDKSKKVASKEVGAERRKEQEELRVQREQEQEERQRKQQQVIKAKAEVTGPKTVGSIDLDASKKTAPEKATDNVEVNKQPEEKKAEAVKEAVQEPEVVSNRPKSGGTTIKGKIDLEPKKAKPDTASAKAKQEEKPVAKKEDPAPKETPVAKETDKPVAKAEATTETPKEEESEVIKTEYKKLGGLKVTGEKIDLSKFAKPKKKERKRKRITKPGTGGGGAKGGRRGATTGGGRKNIVKAEPTEEEIQKQVRETLEKLQGKSSKSKAARYRRDKRDTHREKVEAQEQEQAEDKKIQVTEFVTVSDLSTMMNVPVNQVIGACMSLGMMVTMNQRLDAETMTIVAEEFGFEMDFVNADIEESIAEVVDSEEDLVTRAPIVTVMGHVDHGKTSLLDYIREENVIAGESGGITQHIGAYGVELKGGQKIAFLDTPGHEAFTAMRARGAQVTDLAIIVIAADDDVMPQTKEAISHAQAANVPIIFAINKVDRDAANPEKIKESLANMNLLVEDWGGKIQSQDISAKTGLGVEELLEKVLLEAELLDLKANPSKQATGTVVEAFLDKGRGYVSTILVQAGTLQVGDYVLAGRTHGKVKAMQDERGHDVVKAGPSTPVSILGLDGAPQAGDKFHVFEDEREAKSIASRRTQLQREQSVRTQKTLSLDEIGRRIALGDFKELNLILKGDVDGSVEALTDSFQKLSTEEIQVNIIHKAVGAITESDVLLASASDAIIIGFNVRPQGNARSVADQEEVDIRMYSIIYDAINDLKDAMEGMLSPELKEEITGAAEVRATFKISKIGTIAGCMVQDGKIYRNSGVRLIRDGVVVYTGELATLKRFKDDVKEVAKGYECGIQIKNYNDLQEGDVIESFREIEVRKKLK; from the coding sequence ATGGCCGAAGTAAAAAACATGAGACTCAATAAAGTTCTTAGGGAATTCAATATTTCCTTAGATCGCGCAGTGGAACACCTCAATGCCCAAGGTATAGAGATAGAGGCTCGTCCTACCACAAAAATTGATGCGACGGTCTATCAAGCACTTGCTGATGAGTTTCAAACAGACAAAAGTAAAAAGGTAGCCTCTAAGGAAGTTGGAGCAGAACGCAGGAAAGAGCAGGAAGAACTGCGAGTCCAGCGTGAGCAGGAACAAGAAGAGAGACAGCGCAAACAGCAACAGGTCATCAAGGCTAAGGCTGAGGTTACCGGTCCTAAAACCGTTGGAAGCATCGATCTTGATGCATCTAAAAAAACCGCGCCTGAAAAGGCTACGGACAATGTTGAAGTCAACAAGCAACCTGAAGAGAAAAAGGCAGAAGCTGTCAAAGAAGCTGTTCAGGAACCTGAGGTTGTTTCCAATAGACCTAAGTCTGGCGGTACTACCATAAAAGGTAAGATTGATCTCGAGCCTAAAAAGGCAAAGCCAGATACCGCTTCCGCGAAAGCGAAACAAGAAGAAAAGCCCGTTGCTAAGAAAGAAGATCCTGCACCTAAGGAAACTCCAGTAGCAAAAGAAACTGATAAGCCAGTAGCAAAAGCTGAAGCAACAACAGAAACTCCAAAAGAGGAAGAGTCTGAAGTTATAAAGACGGAATACAAAAAACTAGGTGGCCTCAAAGTCACTGGTGAAAAAATCGATCTTTCCAAGTTTGCAAAACCTAAGAAAAAGGAGCGCAAGCGTAAGCGTATTACCAAGCCTGGTACAGGTGGCGGTGGTGCTAAAGGAGGTCGTCGCGGTGCAACTACCGGTGGTGGTCGTAAGAATATTGTCAAGGCAGAACCTACAGAAGAAGAAATTCAAAAGCAGGTTAGAGAAACTCTTGAAAAACTTCAAGGGAAGTCCTCTAAGTCTAAGGCGGCAAGATATCGTCGTGATAAACGTGATACTCACCGTGAAAAAGTTGAAGCTCAAGAGCAAGAGCAAGCAGAAGACAAGAAAATCCAGGTTACAGAATTTGTAACCGTAAGTGATTTATCTACCATGATGAATGTGCCCGTTAACCAGGTAATTGGTGCGTGTATGTCTCTAGGTATGATGGTAACTATGAACCAGAGACTGGATGCAGAGACGATGACCATCGTTGCAGAAGAGTTCGGTTTTGAAATGGACTTTGTAAATGCTGATATTGAAGAAAGCATTGCAGAAGTTGTAGACTCTGAGGAAGATTTAGTTACTCGTGCTCCTATCGTTACAGTAATGGGTCACGTCGATCACGGTAAAACATCCCTTCTGGATTATATCCGTGAAGAGAATGTGATCGCTGGAGAAAGCGGTGGTATTACACAGCACATTGGTGCTTATGGAGTGGAGTTGAAAGGTGGCCAGAAAATAGCCTTCCTTGATACACCAGGTCACGAGGCCTTTACAGCGATGCGTGCTCGTGGTGCGCAGGTTACTGACCTTGCCATTATTGTAATTGCAGCAGATGATGACGTGATGCCACAAACTAAGGAAGCTATTAGTCATGCGCAAGCTGCTAATGTGCCTATCATATTTGCCATCAACAAAGTAGATCGTGACGCGGCAAATCCTGAAAAAATAAAAGAATCACTTGCTAACATGAATTTGTTGGTAGAAGATTGGGGTGGAAAAATCCAATCCCAAGATATATCTGCTAAAACTGGTTTAGGAGTAGAAGAACTTCTAGAGAAAGTATTATTGGAAGCAGAATTATTAGACCTTAAAGCAAACCCTAGCAAACAAGCTACCGGGACAGTTGTGGAAGCATTCCTTGATAAAGGTCGAGGTTATGTATCTACGATATTAGTTCAAGCAGGAACACTTCAAGTTGGAGATTATGTTCTTGCAGGCCGTACACACGGTAAGGTAAAAGCGATGCAGGATGAGCGTGGACATGATGTTGTTAAAGCGGGTCCATCAACGCCAGTTTCAATACTGGGTCTAGATGGTGCACCTCAGGCAGGTGATAAGTTCCATGTATTTGAAGACGAAAGAGAGGCAAAATCCATTGCATCCAGACGTACTCAATTACAACGTGAACAATCCGTTAGAACACAGAAAACATTGTCTCTTGATGAGATTGGAAGACGTATTGCACTTGGTGACTTTAAAGAATTGAACTTGATCCTTAAAGGTGATGTGGATGGATCTGTAGAAGCATTGACAGATTCCTTCCAGAAGTTATCTACTGAAGAAATTCAAGTCAATATCATACACAAAGCAGTTGGTGCAATCACAGAAAGTGATGTACTACTCGCAAGTGCTTCAGATGCGATCATCATTGGATTTAACGTTCGTCCGCAAGGGAATGCTAGATCTGTTGCAGATCAAGAAGAAGTGGATATTAGAATGTACTCGATCATCTATGATGCGATCAATGATCTTAAAGATGCTATGGAAGGAATGCTTTCTCCAGAGCTTAAAGAAGAGATTACTGGAGCTGCAGAGGTTCGTGCCACGTTCAAAATATCCAAAATTGGAACCATCGCAGGTTGTATGGTTCAAGATGGTAAGATCTACCGCAATAGCGGCGTGAGATTGATACGTGATGGTGTAGTAGTTTACACAGGTGAACTAGCTACATTGAAGCGATTCAAGGATGATGTCAAAGAAGTTGCCAAAGGATACGAATGTGGTATCCAGATCAAGAACTACAATGACCTTCAAGAAGGTGACGTGATAGAAAGTTTCCGTGAGATTGAAGTGAGAAAGAAACTTAAATAG
- the nusA gene encoding transcription termination factor NusA produces MENLALIESFSEFKDDKMIDRVTLMAILEDVFRSALKRKYGEDDNFDIIINPDKGDLEIWRNRVVVADGEVEDDNSEISLTEARKIEPDYEVGEDVAEEVKLIQLGRRAILALRQNLISKIHEHDNTNIFKHFKELEGELYNAEVHHIRHRAIILLDDDGNEIIMPKDRQIPSDFFRKGENVRGIIESVELRGNKPNIILSRTSPRFLEKLFEQEIPEVFDGVITVKAVVREPGEKAKVAVDSYDDRIDPVGACVGVKGSRIHGIVRELGNENIDVINWTANTQLYIGRALSPAKIVSMVIDEENKKVEVRLNPEEVSKAIGRRGHNIRLAGKLTGYEIDVIREGVEEDVELTEFSDEIEGWIIEELSKIGLDTAKSVLEQDVDDLVKRTDLEEETIIALMNILKSEFED; encoded by the coding sequence ATGGAAAATCTCGCACTGATCGAGTCTTTTTCTGAGTTTAAAGATGATAAAATGATAGATCGCGTCACGTTGATGGCGATCTTGGAAGACGTTTTTAGAAGTGCCTTGAAAAGGAAATATGGTGAGGATGACAACTTTGACATCATTATCAACCCTGACAAAGGTGACCTAGAGATATGGCGTAATCGTGTCGTAGTTGCAGACGGTGAAGTAGAGGATGATAATTCTGAAATCTCATTGACTGAAGCTAGGAAGATTGAGCCAGATTATGAAGTTGGTGAAGATGTTGCAGAAGAAGTGAAGCTGATTCAGCTAGGTCGTAGAGCAATTCTTGCATTGCGTCAAAATTTGATATCAAAGATTCACGAGCACGATAACACAAACATCTTTAAGCACTTCAAAGAATTAGAAGGAGAACTTTATAATGCAGAGGTGCACCACATAAGACATCGCGCTATTATATTGTTGGATGATGATGGGAATGAAATCATCATGCCTAAAGACCGACAGATACCATCTGACTTCTTCCGTAAGGGTGAAAACGTTAGAGGAATCATTGAAAGTGTTGAGCTTAGAGGTAACAAGCCTAATATTATTTTATCGAGAACTTCACCTAGATTTTTAGAGAAGTTATTTGAACAGGAAATTCCTGAGGTATTTGATGGTGTAATTACTGTTAAGGCTGTAGTAAGAGAACCAGGTGAAAAGGCAAAAGTAGCTGTAGATAGTTATGATGATAGGATTGATCCTGTAGGAGCCTGTGTAGGTGTAAAAGGTAGCCGTATTCATGGTATAGTTCGTGAGTTAGGAAATGAGAACATTGATGTTATCAACTGGACTGCAAATACGCAGTTATATATAGGACGCGCCTTGAGTCCTGCCAAAATCGTTTCAATGGTGATCGATGAGGAAAATAAAAAGGTAGAAGTTCGACTCAATCCAGAAGAGGTCTCTAAAGCCATTGGGCGCAGAGGTCACAACATCAGATTAGCAGGTAAGCTTACCGGTTATGAGATAGATGTGATAAGAGAAGGTGTTGAAGAAGATGTAGAGTTAACAGAATTCTCTGATGAAATCGAAGGATGGATCATTGAAGAATTGAGTAAAATAGGTCTAGATACTGCAAAGAGTGTATTGGAGCAGGATGTTGATGACTTAGTAAAGCGTACAGATCTGGAAGAGGAAACTATCATCGCATTGATGAACATCCTCAAGTCAGAATTTGAAGATTAG
- a CDS encoding TAT-variant-translocated molybdopterin oxidoreductase codes for MATTKKYWKSTAQLDESNEMIKNLEQNEFATAIPTEEFLGKEEVLESSSTSRRDFLKYVGFSTAAASLAACEGPVIHSVPYVNQPDRIIPGMANYYATTIANGYDFASVLIKTREGRPIKVEGNRDIPSRGNANARVHASVLDLYDNNRLKTPLVKGKEATWSELDKEVRQQLNANAGKQIVFLTQTFASPSIARLMEEFKAAYPNVRQVTYDTVGEDAALDAFEAKYFQRGLADYDFENAECIVGVGADFVGDWQGGGFDTNYAQSRVPKNGKMSHHVQFEANMTLSGANADKRYPVTPTEQKQIIAALYSKVVGGSANNNLSEKVSKAVEETAQKLRRAGSNAVVLCGLPDQGAQQLTLEINERLGSSIIDTSAPILTRQGSRRAVEQLVSDMESGAVGAVFVAGVDPVYSYSDNDAFAKAWKNVPLTVSFASRLDATAKESMYVATTPHYLESWGDVEMKKGTVSLMQPTIKPLFDTRQMQDSLLTWSGSDVSYKDYIKTFSTGNGSSWNQSLQDGFYAASVSETLSNGEQVPNINNASALRDLSGSSNDGGFELVLYTKISMGDGTQSNNPWLQELPDPITRTTWDNYLTISQKDADRLGIENYNVANGALDGTYAIVKMDGVERKIPALIQPGQAPGTIGVALGYGRTAGIQEEMQTGVNVFPFFKNGVSVQSVSVEAAGGMHEFACTQLQNTMMGRDIIRETDLATYITGDQHEFNPMPEVSLNHIETPVTSPDVDLWESFDRSVGHHFNMSIDLNACTGCGACVVACHAENNVPVVGKMEVRRSRDMHWLRIDRYYSSTDSFEDDESKKDGFSGLFGDNGSLGGFGELEIPADQPQVAFQPLMCQHCNHAPCETVCPVAASSHGRQGQNHMIYNRCVGTRYCANNCPYKVRRFNWFLYNGNDEFDYHMNNDLGRMVINPDVTVRSRGVMEKCSMCIQMTQMTILEAKKDGRMIEDGEFATACSNACYNGAIKFGDINDKDSEIAQLKKQDRMYHLLEEVGTEPNVMYHVKVRNNA; via the coding sequence ATGGCTACTACTAAAAAATACTGGAAAAGCACGGCGCAACTCGATGAGAGCAATGAGATGATTAAAAATCTCGAGCAAAACGAGTTTGCTACTGCAATTCCTACTGAAGAATTCTTAGGGAAAGAAGAAGTGTTGGAATCATCCAGCACATCACGTCGTGATTTCTTGAAGTATGTTGGATTCAGTACCGCAGCAGCATCACTTGCTGCCTGTGAAGGTCCTGTAATTCATTCAGTTCCTTATGTGAACCAACCAGATCGTATCATTCCTGGTATGGCAAATTATTATGCCACTACGATTGCTAATGGTTATGATTTTGCAAGTGTTCTAATCAAAACTCGCGAGGGTCGTCCTATTAAAGTAGAAGGTAATAGAGATATACCTTCAAGAGGTAATGCAAATGCACGTGTTCACGCATCTGTACTGGATTTGTACGATAATAACAGGTTGAAAACTCCTTTAGTAAAAGGTAAAGAAGCAACCTGGTCAGAATTAGATAAAGAGGTTCGTCAGCAATTGAACGCAAACGCTGGAAAGCAGATTGTTTTCTTGACGCAAACTTTTGCAAGTCCATCGATTGCCCGTTTGATGGAAGAATTCAAAGCAGCTTATCCCAACGTTCGCCAAGTAACATACGATACGGTTGGAGAAGATGCAGCCCTTGATGCATTTGAAGCAAAATATTTCCAACGTGGTCTTGCAGATTACGATTTTGAAAATGCAGAATGTATCGTAGGTGTAGGTGCAGATTTTGTTGGTGACTGGCAAGGTGGTGGTTTTGATACCAACTACGCACAGTCTAGAGTTCCTAAAAATGGTAAAATGTCTCATCACGTTCAGTTTGAGGCAAACATGACATTATCAGGAGCTAACGCAGATAAGCGTTATCCAGTAACTCCTACAGAACAAAAACAAATTATAGCTGCTCTTTATAGTAAGGTAGTTGGTGGATCTGCCAACAATAACCTTTCTGAGAAAGTAAGCAAGGCTGTTGAAGAAACAGCACAAAAATTAAGAAGAGCTGGCAGCAACGCTGTGGTTCTTTGTGGATTGCCAGATCAAGGTGCACAACAATTAACGTTGGAGATCAATGAGCGATTAGGTAGCTCCATTATTGACACTTCTGCGCCTATTCTGACACGTCAAGGTAGTCGTCGTGCGGTGGAACAATTGGTTAGCGATATGGAAAGCGGTGCTGTAGGTGCTGTATTTGTCGCTGGCGTGGATCCGGTGTATAGCTATTCTGATAATGACGCTTTCGCGAAAGCGTGGAAAAATGTTCCTCTAACCGTGTCATTTGCATCTCGCTTGGATGCTACTGCAAAGGAGTCTATGTACGTTGCAACGACACCACATTATCTAGAATCTTGGGGTGATGTTGAAATGAAGAAAGGAACAGTTTCCTTGATGCAACCAACGATCAAACCATTGTTTGATACGCGTCAAATGCAGGATTCATTACTGACCTGGTCAGGAAGTGACGTTTCTTATAAAGATTACATAAAGACATTCTCTACAGGAAATGGATCTTCATGGAACCAATCATTACAAGATGGTTTCTATGCAGCTTCTGTTTCAGAGACATTATCTAATGGTGAACAAGTACCTAATATCAATAATGCATCTGCATTAAGAGATCTTTCAGGATCTAGCAATGATGGAGGTTTTGAATTGGTGCTTTATACTAAAATATCAATGGGTGACGGTACACAATCCAACAACCCATGGTTGCAGGAATTACCAGACCCGATAACAAGAACTACTTGGGATAACTATCTAACTATTTCTCAAAAAGATGCGGATAGATTAGGTATAGAGAATTATAACGTAGCTAATGGTGCCTTAGACGGGACTTATGCTATCGTAAAAATGGATGGTGTTGAACGTAAGATTCCAGCATTAATCCAGCCTGGACAAGCGCCAGGAACCATAGGTGTTGCTTTAGGATATGGTAGAACTGCCGGTATTCAGGAAGAAATGCAAACTGGTGTGAACGTTTTCCCTTTCTTTAAGAATGGTGTATCAGTTCAATCAGTAAGTGTCGAAGCAGCTGGTGGTATGCATGAGTTTGCCTGTACACAATTACAAAATACTATGATGGGTCGCGATATTATTCGTGAGACTGATCTGGCTACTTATATCACAGGTGACCAGCATGAATTTAACCCAATGCCTGAAGTTTCTTTGAATCACATTGAAACTCCGGTAACATCACCAGATGTCGATCTTTGGGAAAGTTTTGATAGATCTGTAGGACATCATTTTAATATGTCGATCGACTTAAATGCCTGTACCGGTTGTGGTGCTTGTGTGGTCGCTTGTCACGCGGAAAATAATGTACCTGTAGTTGGAAAAATGGAGGTACGTAGATCAAGAGATATGCACTGGTTGCGTATTGATAGATACTACTCTTCCACAGACAGCTTTGAGGATGATGAGTCTAAAAAAGACGGTTTCTCTGGATTGTTTGGAGATAATGGATCTTTAGGTGGATTTGGTGAGTTGGAGATTCCAGCAGACCAGCCACAAGTAGCTTTCCAACCATTGATGTGTCAACACTGTAACCACGCTCCATGTGAGACGGTTTGTCCAGTTGCGGCATCATCGCATGGTCGTCAGGGTCAAAACCACATGATTTATAACCGTTGTGTGGGTACGAGATATTGTGCTAACAACTGTCCATATAAAGTTCGCCGATTCAACTGGTTCCTTTATAATGGCAACGATGAGTTTGATTACCACATGAACAATGACTTAGGTCGCATGGTTATCAATCCAGATGTAACGGTAAGATCTCGTGGTGTGATGGAGAAATGTTCTATGTGTATTCAAATGACACAGATGACTATTCTTGAAGCTAAGAAAGATGGAAGAATGATAGAAGACGGTGAGTTTGCAACGGCATGTTCAAATGCTTGTTACAACGGTGCGATTAAATTTGGTGATATCAATGATAAAGATTCAGAGATTGCCCAATTGAAAAAGCAGGATCGTATGTATCACTTGCTGGAAGAAGTAGGAACAGAGCCTAACGTGATGTATCACGTTAAGGTAAGAAACAACGCATAA
- a CDS encoding translation initiation factor IF-2 yields MIRKSIKNILGAGALIFTIQLGVAQSSDKVSESTLERLVTTKISMDKDGAFNDRYTIHIFQGENQQANAIKSRYDALGLNWKSELRYESPNHKVWVGKYGSRLEADRALLEIKKSFPNAKVLKP; encoded by the coding sequence ATGATTAGAAAAAGCATTAAAAACATATTAGGCGCTGGCGCTCTGATTTTTACAATTCAACTGGGTGTTGCACAGTCATCTGACAAGGTGAGCGAGAGCACTTTAGAGCGTCTTGTAACCACTAAAATTTCCATGGATAAAGACGGTGCGTTTAACGATCGTTATACCATTCATATTTTCCAGGGAGAAAATCAACAAGCCAATGCGATTAAGTCTAGATACGATGCGTTAGGCTTAAATTGGAAATCAGAACTCAGATATGAGTCACCCAACCATAAAGTATGGGTAGGAAAGTACGGCAGCAGATTAGAAGCTGACCGTGCTTTGTTGGAAATTAAAAAATCATTTCCTAACGCCAAGGTGTTGAAACCATAG
- a CDS encoding c-type cytochrome — protein MTKKKLHISLYQLIIASLFVVFSLSGVTAQEDATTSDGESAAPVEATEATADSGAGGNATQGEALFKANCASCHKLYKKAVGPALFEVTKRHEREWLYKWIKNSSALIASGDAEAVAIYNEYNQSNMNSFLGLSNSDIDDILAYTNTPKPVAPEIIQDGPTAAAGGGSMTNNIVLGALALVLVVLIVVLFAVNTTLKRFAAANGIQTEFEEDKPARTPIWQSFIQNQFLVLVSAVFLLLASAYFVYGGLMSVGVDQGYAPVQPIHYSHRIHAGVSQIECKYCHSSARESKHSGIPSLNVCMNCHKSIAQVADATQAEGLEEYGIDYNKEIQKLYKATGWSDAEQAFVGEEEPVRWVRIHNLPDLAYFNHAQHVTAGNIACQECHGPVQEMEIMYQYSPLTMGWCINCHRETTVDLAGNGYYEEIHKELSEQRGGRPLTIADLGGLECGKCHY, from the coding sequence ATGACAAAAAAGAAATTACATATTTCACTATATCAGCTTATTATCGCATCCCTTTTTGTGGTTTTCTCCTTATCTGGAGTAACTGCTCAGGAAGATGCCACAACATCTGATGGTGAATCTGCAGCTCCTGTAGAGGCGACTGAAGCCACTGCCGATTCTGGCGCTGGAGGAAATGCAACACAAGGTGAGGCTCTTTTCAAAGCTAACTGTGCGTCGTGTCACAAGCTTTACAAGAAAGCAGTAGGTCCTGCGCTTTTTGAAGTGACTAAAAGACACGAGCGTGAGTGGTTGTACAAATGGATCAAGAATTCATCTGCATTAATTGCTAGTGGTGATGCAGAGGCTGTAGCTATCTACAACGAGTACAATCAGTCTAACATGAATTCGTTCCTTGGGCTTTCTAATAGCGATATTGATGATATTCTTGCTTATACTAATACGCCTAAGCCAGTTGCTCCAGAAATCATACAAGATGGGCCTACCGCTGCAGCAGGTGGTGGTTCTATGACAAACAATATAGTTCTAGGTGCACTAGCATTGGTTCTTGTTGTTTTGATAGTTGTTCTTTTTGCAGTGAATACAACTCTAAAAAGATTTGCTGCTGCTAATGGAATACAAACTGAGTTTGAAGAGGATAAGCCAGCAAGAACTCCCATCTGGCAGTCGTTTATTCAGAACCAATTCTTGGTTTTGGTTTCTGCGGTGTTCTTATTGTTAGCAAGTGCCTACTTTGTATACGGCGGCTTAATGAGTGTAGGTGTGGATCAAGGTTATGCACCTGTGCAACCTATTCACTATTCACACAGGATTCACGCTGGTGTGAGCCAGATTGAATGTAAGTACTGTCACTCAAGTGCTAGAGAATCTAAGCACTCTGGTATTCCATCTCTTAATGTGTGTATGAACTGTCACAAGTCTATCGCACAAGTTGCAGATGCAACACAAGCTGAAGGATTAGAAGAATACGGTATCGATTATAACAAAGAGATTCAGAAACTATACAAAGCAACGGGCTGGTCAGATGCAGAACAAGCTTTTGTAGGTGAAGAAGAGCCAGTTCGTTGGGTACGCATTCACAACTTGCCAGATCTAGCTTACTTCAATCACGCGCAACACGTTACTGCCGGTAACATCGCTTGTCAGGAATGTCATGGTCCTGTTCAAGAAATGGAAATAATGTATCAGTACTCACCATTAACCATGGGATGGTGTATCAACTGTCACCGTGAGACTACTGTTGATCTTGCTGGTAACGGATATTACGAAGAGATTCATAAAGAACTATCTGAACAACGCGGCGGTCGTCCATTGACCATCGCAGATTTAGGAGGACTTGAATGTGGTAAGTGCCACTACTAA
- a CDS encoding glycerophosphodiester phosphodiesterase family protein — protein MAYPFPDFLLEGHRGARGTMPENTIEGMIKAIHGGANTLEMDLQFTKDGTVVVAHDPYINEVYSLDRNGNEIPKLQARKYVIYKMTCDQIQLYDVGSKPHPNFPLQQNLKLHIPRLKDLIHAVEKHIHDNKLPPIIYNFEIKAGSQGDHLWHPAPKELTEILLNEIDAASIENRFHISSFDMRQLIELKNKRPEIPLSFLTADKGTSIQEHMDHLGFHTKIFSPYYKTVTKSMVMDCKKLGLKIIPWTVNQPAEMKRLLKMQVDGIITDYPGLLHKIRSELKV, from the coding sequence ATGGCTTATCCATTTCCTGACTTTTTACTGGAAGGACATCGCGGCGCACGAGGCACAATGCCAGAAAATACGATCGAGGGAATGATCAAAGCCATTCATGGTGGCGCCAATACTTTAGAGATGGACCTTCAATTTACCAAGGATGGTACTGTTGTAGTAGCTCATGATCCATACATTAATGAAGTTTATAGTCTTGACCGCAATGGCAACGAGATTCCAAAGCTACAAGCACGTAAATATGTCATCTATAAAATGACCTGTGACCAAATTCAACTATATGATGTAGGATCAAAGCCACACCCAAATTTCCCACTCCAACAAAATCTGAAGTTGCATATTCCTAGATTAAAAGACCTCATCCATGCTGTAGAAAAACATATCCACGACAATAAGCTGCCTCCTATCATTTACAACTTTGAAATCAAAGCAGGATCCCAAGGCGATCATTTATGGCATCCAGCGCCAAAAGAATTAACTGAGATATTACTTAATGAAATAGACGCAGCTTCTATTGAAAACCGATTTCACATTTCATCTTTTGATATGCGTCAACTTATTGAGCTTAAAAACAAACGCCCAGAAATACCTCTTTCATTCCTTACAGCAGATAAAGGAACATCAATTCAGGAACACATGGATCATCTAGGATTCCATACTAAAATCTTTAGTCCCTATTACAAAACGGTGACTAAAAGTATGGTAATGGATTGTAAAAAATTAGGTCTCAAAATAATCCCGTGGACGGTAAACCAACCAGCCGAAATGAAAAGACTTCTCAAGATGCAAGTTGACGGGATCATAACGGACTATCCTGGACTACTCCATAAAATCAGGTCTGAACTCAAAGTGTAA
- the rimP gene encoding ribosome assembly cofactor RimP, producing MLEKRVRELLDAAFEERPDLFLIDLDITSGNIIKVIIDCDQDVKVADCIFVSRAVEHQLDREEEDFSLEVTSAGVGKPLKHHRQFVKNVGRKMEVLDHNKVKETGTLETADENGIKIAWKVREPKPVGKGKVTVDKEWSIEYDKIKQAKVVITFN from the coding sequence ATGTTGGAAAAGAGAGTTCGTGAGCTGCTAGATGCAGCATTTGAGGAAAGACCAGACCTGTTTTTAATCGATCTGGATATTACGTCTGGTAACATCATTAAGGTGATCATTGACTGTGATCAGGATGTTAAGGTTGCAGATTGTATTTTTGTATCTCGCGCAGTTGAGCATCAATTAGATAGAGAAGAAGAAGATTTTTCTCTTGAGGTGACAAGTGCAGGAGTAGGCAAGCCGCTAAAACACCACAGGCAGTTCGTCAAGAACGTAGGCAGGAAGATGGAAGTGTTGGATCACAACAAGGTGAAAGAAACCGGGACACTTGAAACCGCAGACGAGAACGGTATTAAAATTGCCTGGAAAGTAAGAGAGCCCAAGCCAGTTGGTAAGGGAAAAGTAACGGTTGACAAAGAATGGTCAATTGAGTACGATAAGATTAAACAAGCAAAAGTTGTTATAACATTTAATTAA